The following are encoded in a window of Kitasatospora fiedleri genomic DNA:
- the gatB gene encoding Asp-tRNA(Asn)/Glu-tRNA(Gln) amidotransferase subunit GatB yields the protein MSLVSYDDALASYDPVMGLEVHVELGTKTKMFCGCSTELGAEPNSQTCPTCLGLPGSLPVVNAVGVESAVRIGLALNCEIAEWCRFARKNYFYPDMPKNFQTSQYDEPIAFHGYLDVQLEDGEVFRVEIERAHMEEDTGKSTHVGGATGRIHGAEYSLLDYNRAGIPLIEIVTKPIEGAGARAPEVAKAYVAELRELIKALGVSEARMDKGQMRCDVNLSLRPNGTEAFGTRSETKNVNSLRSVERAARFEIQRHATVLTYGGTIVQETRHFHEEDGSTTAGRIKDNAEDYRYFPEPDLVPVAPAREWVEELRASLPELPRVRRARLQAEWGLTDKDMQSVLNAGAVEPISETIAAGAPADQARKWWMGELARRANETGTELSEQPITPAQVARVCALVAEGKLNDKLARQVIEGVLAGEGGPDDVVAGRGLAVVSDDSALGAAVDQAIADNPDVAAKIRDGKVQAVGALVGAVMKTTRGQADAARVKDLILAKLA from the coding sequence ATGAGCCTGGTGTCCTATGACGACGCACTGGCCTCCTACGACCCGGTGATGGGCCTTGAGGTCCACGTCGAGCTGGGTACCAAGACCAAGATGTTCTGCGGCTGCTCCACCGAGCTGGGCGCGGAGCCGAACTCGCAGACCTGTCCGACCTGCCTCGGCCTGCCCGGTTCGCTGCCGGTGGTCAACGCGGTCGGGGTGGAGTCGGCGGTCCGGATCGGTCTCGCGCTGAACTGCGAGATCGCCGAGTGGTGCCGGTTCGCCCGGAAGAACTACTTCTACCCGGACATGCCGAAGAACTTCCAGACCAGCCAGTACGACGAGCCGATCGCCTTCCACGGCTACCTCGACGTGCAGCTGGAGGACGGCGAGGTCTTCCGGGTGGAGATCGAGCGCGCCCACATGGAGGAGGACACCGGCAAGTCCACCCACGTCGGCGGCGCCACCGGGCGCATCCACGGCGCGGAGTACTCGCTGCTGGACTACAACCGGGCCGGCATCCCGCTGATCGAGATCGTCACCAAGCCGATCGAGGGCGCGGGCGCGCGCGCCCCCGAGGTGGCGAAGGCGTACGTCGCCGAGCTGCGCGAGCTGATCAAGGCGCTGGGCGTCTCCGAGGCCCGGATGGACAAGGGCCAGATGCGCTGCGACGTGAACCTGTCGCTGCGGCCCAACGGCACCGAGGCGTTCGGCACCCGCAGCGAGACCAAGAACGTCAACTCGCTGCGCAGCGTGGAGCGGGCCGCCCGGTTCGAGATCCAGCGGCACGCCACCGTGCTGACCTACGGCGGGACGATCGTCCAGGAGACCCGGCACTTCCACGAGGAGGACGGCTCCACCACGGCCGGCCGGATCAAGGACAACGCCGAGGACTACCGGTACTTCCCGGAGCCCGACCTGGTGCCGGTCGCCCCGGCCCGGGAGTGGGTCGAGGAGCTGCGGGCCTCCCTGCCGGAGCTGCCCCGGGTCCGCCGGGCCCGGCTGCAGGCCGAGTGGGGCCTGACCGACAAGGACATGCAGTCGGTGCTCAACGCCGGTGCGGTGGAGCCCATTTCGGAGACCATCGCGGCCGGCGCCCCCGCCGACCAGGCCCGCAAGTGGTGGATGGGCGAGCTGGCGCGGCGCGCCAACGAGACCGGCACCGAGCTGTCCGAGCAGCCGATCACCCCGGCTCAGGTGGCCCGGGTGTGCGCGCTGGTCGCCGAGGGCAAGCTCAACGACAAGCTGGCCCGCCAGGTCATCGAGGGCGTCCTCGCCGGCGAGGGCGGGCCGGACGACGTGGTGGCCGGGCGCGGCCTGGCCGTGGTCTCGGACGACTCCGCGCTCGGCGCGGCCGTCGACCAGGCGATCGCCGACAACCCGGACGTCGCCGCCAAGATCCGCGACGGCAAGGTGCAGGCGGTGGGCGCGCTGGTCGGCGCGGTCATGAAGACCACCCGCGGCCAGGCCGACGCGGCCCGGGTCAAGGACCTCATCCTGGCGAAGCTGGCCTGA